The window TTCCTTGGACAGCTTGGAAAACAGCTTCGCGCGCGCCTTGTCCTGACGGCCCTTGCGGTGCTGGATATTGGCCCATTTGGAATGCCCGGCCATGGGGAACCTCCTGCAAACGTGTCTGCCCGCCAGAGCGGGGAGCGCGCCTTCTATCGCATAGGCAGGGCGTGAGCAAACCCGCTGCTGGCAGCTTGGCAAAAAAGCGTGGTTTGACTTGCCGGACGCCGCTTTCCCCGGCTATGCGTTTGTCAGGCTCATGAAAGGCTTTCCCATGCGCATCTGGTTGAAGCGCCTGCAATCAAGGCTGCAGGACCCCCGCCAGTTCTCCGTGCCAAAGATGAAGCGCGAATGCCCTATCTGCGGATATGAAGGCGTATTCCTCGCGCTGGGCACGCCGCCGCGCTGGGACGGGCGCTGCCCGAACTGCTCCTCTCGCGAACGCCACCGGCTGATCCATCTGTTTCTTGAGCGCGAGCAGATCGACCTGACCCGGCTGGGCACTATCCTGCACTTCGCGCCTGAAAAGCACGTCAAGCGCATGCTCTCCAGCCATGCAGGCTACAAGGCTGCCGACATCGTGCCCGGCAAGGCCGACCTCACCATGGACATTGCCGACATCACCCTGCCGGAAAGCTCGGTCGACATGGTGGTCGCCAATCACGTGCTGGAGCACGTGCCCGATGACCGCAAGGCGATGGCCGGTATTGGCCGCTGCCTTGCCCCCGGCGGCATGGCGATCATCACCGTGCCGCAGAATTGGGCGCGCGAGGAAACCTTCGAGGCCGCCCCCAATATCAGCGAAGCCGAACGCTTCGCCCATTACGACGATACCGGCCATGTGCGCTATTACGGACGCGATTTCGCGCAGCGCTTTGCCGATGCCAGCGGGCTGGATGTCGAAATCTGGCGTCTGCCGCCGGAGGAGGAACCGCGCTGGGGGCTTTTCCGCGGCGATGTGCTCTATATCGGACGCAAGCCGCAGGCGGCCGCAGCCGCATGAGTGTGATCGCTGTCATTCCGGCGCGCTATGGCTCGACGCGCTTTCCCGGCAAACCCCTGCACAAGATTGCGGGCGTGCCCATGGTGGAGCGTGTGCGCCGGCTGGCACTGGCCGCTGGCAGTGTCGACCGTGTCATCGTCGCTACCGACGACACCCGCATACTGGACGCCGTGACGGCGGCGGGCGGCGAGGCGCTGATGACACCGGAAAGCTGCCGCAATGGCACTGAACGCGCCTATGAGGCGGTAAAAGGCTTTGCCGCCGCGGGCGATGTCATCATCAATTTGCAGGGCGATGCGCCCCTGACACCGCCCTGGGTCATCGAGGCGGCCGCAGCTGAAATGGCGGCAAACCCTCAGCTTGCCATGGCAACACCGGCTGTAGCGCTGTCAGAGGATGCGTACGCGAAAATGGCCGAGGCCAAGGCGAAGGGGGAGGTCGGCGGCACAACGGTCGTCTTCGACCGGCAGATGAACGCGCTCTACTTCTCCAAGGCGGTCATCCCCTTCCAGCGTGAGAAGAGCGCCGGCACGCCGGTCTACAAGCATATCGGCCTTTATGCCTATCGCTTCGACACGCTCTCCCGGCTGGTCGCCATGGAGCCGGCACCGCTTGAGAAAGCCGAAAGCCTGGAGCAGTTGCGCGCGCTGGAAAACGGTATCCCGATCCGCATCGTGTTGACCGATTATCGTGGCCGTACGCCCTGGTCGGTGGACAGTCCGCGCGACGCCGAAATCGCCGCTGACATCATCGCTGCAGAGGGCGAGATCGTCTGATGCGCCTGATCCTCGCACGTCACGGCAATACGTTCGGCCCGGGTGACACTCCGGTCTGGGTCGGCGCGCGCGAGGATCTGCCGCTCACCGACACCGGCCGGGTGCAGTCGATACAGTTCGGTCTGGCGCTCAAAGAGGCCGGCATCGTACCGGCGCGGATCATCGCAGGCCCGTTGCAGCGCACCGCCAATGGCGCCCTGCTTGCCGCCGCCGAATGCGGCTTTGAGGGCGAAATCGAGATCGACACCCGCCTGCGCGAGATCGATTACGGCAGCTGGGGCGGGCGCAGCGATGACGAGATCGCCGCCGAGTGGGGCGGAAAGGCCATCCATGACTGGCGCGAGCGCTCCATAGTGCCCGCAGGAGCAGGCTGGTCGCCCTCGCCGGAGACGATCGCGGCCAACGCTTCGGCGACCCTTCAGGACATCACGGCCACGGCCAGAGCCTCAGACACGGTTCTGCTGATCTCCTCCAACGGCATTCTGCGCTATTTTCATGCCCTGCTGGGCGGCGATCCTCGGCGCCCTGAAGAGTCCAAGATGCGCACCGGTCACTGGAGCATTGCCGCTCGCACTGAGTCCGGCTGGCAGCTTCACGACTGGAACGTGCCACCCCAACCGGCCGCGCTGTCAGGGGTGAGCTGATGCGCCCGGCGATCAGCGCCATTCTGAGCGAGGAGAACCGCGCCCTGTGGGCGTGGTGTGGCGCCATGGCCCTGACAGCGCTGTTTGTCCCGGCAGGCGGGCTGGGGCTGGCGGCATCGGCGGGGCTTTTTGCGCTGTTTGCTGTCCCCGCCCGCACACTCGCCACGCATTTGCGCACGCCGGGGCCAGCAACAATCCTTGCAGTGGCCGCTCTGGGCTGGATAACGCTGAGCTATGCCTGGTCTCCCAACCGGAACCCTGAAGAGGTTCTGAAGCTGGCCCTGCTAACGCCGTTCTTCATCATAGTGCCGGTCGCTGCCGCCCGCCTGAATGGGCACCGTCAACAGCTGGCCCGCACCGTCTTCATTGCCGCCATTGGTTTCATCCTGTGCGTAATGGCGGTGGAGTCTCTGACGGGCGGGGACATGACCCGCAGCTACAAGCTGGCCGTTGAAGGCTATGACGATGGCCGCACCGATCTCGACATCCGCGTCAACACCGTGCTCAGCCGGGCTGCCACGCCCGCCATCATGTTTGCAGGCATTGCCATCATGCTGCTGTGGACCCAGCGCAGCCGGGCCTTGCGGCTTATGGCGGCCGTCGCTGGCGTCATCACGATCGCCATCGCGCTCGATTTCAGTGTGCAGGCCAACATTGTTGCGCTCGTTGCCGCCGTGGCGGCCACCGCTATTGCCTGGCGCTGGCCTGCTGTGACCCTCCGGCTATTGCTGGCCGGGCTGGCCGTCTTCATCCTAGCCGGGCCGATTCTGTTTATCGGGCTTCTCGCCCTTATCAGCCCGGAGACAGCCGCCGCCATGCCCATGTCGTGGGAGTGGCGGCTGGAAATCTGGCGGTTCGCACTGGAAAAGATCGCCGAGGCACCCCTTGCCGGGCACGGTATTGGCGCGGCGCGCGTGCTGGAAGGCACAATGGAGCTGCGCGGATACGAAATCGATCTGCTGCCCCTTCACGCACACAACGCCTCTTTGACCCTGTGGCTGGAGACCGGACTGGCAGGCGCAATTCTGTGCGCGGCCGCTCTGGTGGCTCTTGCCCGCGCGCTACCATCGGCTGAAACGCTCACCCGGCCGGTCATCATGATGATCGTATTCGCCGTGACCGTCTGGACCGTGAATGTCGTCCTCAGCTACGGAGTCTGGCAGGAATGGCATCACGGGGCGCTGGCCCTGGCCATTGCCGCAGCCTTCGTCGCCCGCTCGCGCACCGGCCCCTGAACGGCAGGATTCTTGCGTCCCTCCCCGCCTGATCCGGTCAGAACGCGCCGGACCGCCCGGGAGGCCGTGATGGCGTATCAATATGGATCAGACAGCGCCCTGAATGCGGGCCGCGAGGCAAAGGCCGGCAGGTTTCTGCGGCCTGCCTTGCGGCGCACGAACGTGCTGCGCGCCTTCGGCCTGAGTGACCTGCTGGCATTCACGCTGTGCCTGTGCATCACCATGCCGCTCGCCTCCCCCCAGCATGATGACTTGCAGATGCTGCGCCATGCCGGAGCGAGCCTCGGCCTGTTTGGCGCGGTCATGCTCTGGCTGCGTTCCCGCGGCCATTACCGCGCCCGCCAGGGCCTCGCCAACCAGATCCGCCCCGTCCTGACAGCGTCTTTGCTTGCCCTTCTGGGAGCTGGCACCATCCACATGATGACCGGCGAGCCGGGCCTGAGAATAGCCACGCTCGTACTCTGGGGCGCGCTGCCCGCCATGATGATGCTTCTGCGCTTCGGTACGCGTGCGGCGCTCGAAGCCTCAGGCCAATGGGCGCAGCCTGTCACCCTGCTGACCGCCGCCGCCCAGCGCGCCGAACAGCTCAGCATTCTCGAACGCAATGCCGATCACGGGCTGAACGCCGCTACCGCCGTGCCGCTGGAAAGCCTGCAGCATCTCGATGACGCCGCGCTGGCACGCTGGCTGGACGCGCTGGACGACATGCCGGCCTTCCTTGCGCCCGACGAGGCCACGCAAGGCGTTGCAAACCGCATCGCCAGCATGCTCAGCGCGCGCGGCGAATGCTTCTACTACCAGCCTTCGATCGGGCGTATCCCGACACAGAATATCGACCTGATTGACTACCCGCCTGCCGACGGGTTCGTCTTCCGTATCGGTGACAGCCTGGACCGTCCGCTGGCCCAGCGCGCCAAGCGCGCCTTCGATCTGGCCGCCAGCGCGTTCGCACTGCTGCTCCTCGCCCCCGCCATGCTCGCCTTTGCGTGGGCCATCCGGCGTGATGGCGGACCGGCCCTGTTCGTCCAGCCGCGCGTCGGCAAGGATGGCCAGACATTCGGCTGCCTGAAATTCCGGACCATGTGGGTGGACGCCGAGGACAAGCTCGCCAGCGTACTGGATCAGGATCCTGAACGCGCCGCGCAGTGGAACACCTACAAGAAGCTGGACAATGACCCGCGTATCACTGGCGTCGGACACTGGCTGCGCAAGTTCAGCCTTGATGAGCTGCCCCAGCTCATCAACGTGTTCAGAGGCGATATGAGCCTTGTCGGTCCGCGCCCCATGACGCTGGACCAGCAGGCCGATTACGGACTGTCCCTGAGCGCCTACGTACGCATGCGCCCCGGCATTACCGGCCTGTGGCAGGTCAATGGGCGCAATGCGACGAGCTTTGCCGAGCGCGCCCGGCTGGATGACTGGTATGCGCGCAACTGGTCGCTCTGGCGTGACGCCGTGATCCTGGTGCGGACAGTGCGGGAAATCGTGATCCCGTCAGGGCGGTGACAAGGCGGACCGGCCATGCCAAAAGAGCGCCAGTCGACCCCGCAACACTGAAACCAAGCCCTGCCCGGGAGGCAGTTCCGGCACCATGATGTCCAGGCTCGCCACACTTGGCCGGATCAATATTCCTGACGTGATATTCTATCCGTCAGCCGCCGCCCTGGCGGCCTTGCTGATTGCCTTCGCCCTGATGATGCAGCCGCGCAATGCCAGCGCGGTCGTAACCGAACGCGAGCTGGTGTTTCAGGGCGCTGCTCTTGCTGACCTTGTGAATGGTCCAGGGACGAATGTCCGTTTCGATCCCGGTCACAGCGACGGCCCGGTAGCGCGCGCCTCTTCCGCAGCAAGCTTCGAGATGGCCGGGAATATGTCAGCCGGTGTCGCCGCTTTCGTTCCCGATGAGTTCGAGACGCGTATTTCGGGCCGCCGGATAAGGGTCGAGTTCGAGGTGCGTACCGCCGGATCCAGCGGGCCGGACACGGTGCGGATCGGATATTTCACCACCGGATACGGCGATAGCGGATGGCGCGAACTGCCCGTATCACCGCGATACTCGACAATTTCCTTCGAGTGGGACGCGCCGGTCCATCAGGGTGAAGAGTTCAACGAAGCCATTGGCATCTGGCCCGACCCCCAAGGGGAAAACCGGGAAATCCTGATCCGGCGAATCCGCGTCTTCATTCTTCCTGACAACTCCTAGATTCCGGCACCCATATCATGCAGCTTTTCCTCGACACCGCAGACATTTCGCAAATCACCGCGCGCATGGAAGGCGGGCTGGTTGATGGCATTACGACAAACCCGTCCCTGATCGCCAAATCGGGCGCCGACATTATCGAGCGTATCGCAGAGATCTGCGCCGTAGTGCCAGGGCCTGTCTCGGCAGAAGTCGTCGCTACCGATGTCGATGGCATGCTTGAAGAGGGGCGCCGCCTGCGCGCCATCGCGGACAATGTGGTGGTCAAGCTGCCGCTGACTACCGACGGGCTCAAGGCCTGCCGCACCTTTGCCAATGAAGGCATTCCCACCAATGTCACGCTCTGCTTCTCGCTGAACCAGGCGCTGCTCGCGGCCAAAGCCGGGGCCACATTCGTGTCGCCCTTCGTCGGCAGGATTGACGATATGGGCGGTGACGGGCTCGGCCTGCTCGAAGCCATCCGCGAGGTTTATGACCAGTACGGATACGAAACGGGAATTCTTGCAGCCTCCCTGCGCTCTGTTACACATGTGGAGATGGCAGCCCGGATTGGCTGCGATGCAGCCACGCTGCCGCCGGGGATATTCGACGCATTGGTGACCCATCCGCTGACGGATAGCGGTCTGAAGGCATTTCTTGACGACTGGAAAAAGACTGGGCGCAGCGGGTTGAGCCAGGGGTAGACTTTCATGATCAAACGGTATTTTGGCACAGACGGCGTTCGCGGCACGACCAACCAGTCGGTGATGACCGCCGAAACGGCCCTTCGCCTCGGCATGGCCGCAGCGCACTATTTCAAGCGCGAGAATGGCCGCCGGCATACGGTCGTGATCGGCAAGGACACGCGCCTGTCAGGCTATATGATCGAGTCCGCGCTGGTCGCCGGCTTCACCTCCGCCGGTATGGATGTCTACCAGTTCGGCCCCGTACCCACACCCGCCACCGCCATGCTGACCCGTTCGCTGCGCGCAGACATGGGCGTGATGATTACCGCCTCGCACAATCGCTACGAAGACAACGGGATCAAGCTGTTCGGCCCGGACGGCTACAAGCTGGACGATGCTGCCGAGCTGGAAATCGAACGCATGATGGACGCCGACACGGCCGACCATCTTGTCGCGCCGCGCCATATCGGCCGCGCCAAGCGCATTGATGATGCCGAGGCCCGCTACATGGAAATCGCCAAGGCGACCCTGCCGCGCTCCATGCGCCTTGCCGGGCTTCGTATCGTGGTCGATTGTGCCAATGGCGCAGCCTACAAGGTGGCGCCGAAAGTCCTGTGGGAGCTGGGCGCGGACGTGATCCCGCTGCACAACAACCCCAATGGCTTCAACATCAACGAGGATTGCGGCGCCACCGCGCCTCAGGATCTGGCCGAGAACGTGAAGCGCTACCGCGCCGATCTGGGCATTGCGCTGGACGGCGATGCCGACCGCGTCGTGCTGTGCGACGAAAAGGGCAAGCTGGTCGATGGCGACCAGATCATCGGCCTTCTGGCAACCGCCTGGAAGGCCAGTGGCAAGCTCAACGGGGACACGGTCGTGACCACCCAGATGTCCAATCTGGGTCTCGAACAATATCTCGAAAAGCAGAAGATCAAGCTGCAGCGCACGCAGGTTGGCGACCGCTATGTGGTCGAGGCGATGCGCGCTTCAGGCGCCAATCTGGGCGGCGAACAGTCCGGCCACGTGGTGCTGAGCGACTTTGCCACCACCGGCGACGGGCTGATCGCGGCACTGCAGGTGCTCTCTTTGCTCATCGAGTCCGGCAAGCCTGCCAGCCAGCTCCTCAAAGTCTTCTCACCTGCACCGCAAATCCTGAAAAATGTCCGTTACACCAATGGCGCCCTGCCGCTGGAGAACGCGAAGGTGAAGGACGCGATTGCCGAAGGCGAGACGCGCCTCAACGGCAAGGGCCGCCTGCTGGTGCGCAAATCCGGCACCGAGCCGCTGATCCGCGTCATGGCCGAAGGCGAGCGCAAGGTGATCGAAGCGGTCGTCAGCGATATCTGCAGCGCGCTGGAGAACGCGAAAGGGGCTTGAGGTTTCCGCGCGCCGTCATCTGAACTCCCGGACAGCGAAGCCGATCCGGGGCAGAACCGCTTTCTCCCCCCGTTTACGGGGGGAGTGGCTCGAAGAGCCGAGGGGGGATTGCAAGAAAGCTCCCCCCTCCGTCAGCTTCGCTGACACCTCCCCCGTAAACGGGGGAGGAAAGTGTCGCGATCAAACTCAAACCACCGGCACGGTTTCCGACAACACGCCGCCAAAGCGGATCGGCTCCACGCGCACCGCAAGCCCGGTACGGTCATCGGTTTCCACGAACACACCGCAGGCGGTTGCCGGGCCGCTGGCCGCCTGCATCCGGCCTGAGCGCATATGGGTGGTGAAGCGGCGCAAGGGTTCTTCCTTGTCCATGCCGATGACAGAGTCATAGCTGCCGCACATGCCTGCATCGGTCTGATAGGCCGTTCCGCCCGCGAGGATCTGGTGATCGGCGGTCGGGATATGCGTGTGCGTGCCGACCACAAGGCTCGCCCGCCCGTCGCAGAAATGGCCCATGGCGTGTTTTTCGCTCGTCGCCTCGCCGTGCGCATCGACGATGATGGCATCGGCCACCTGCCCCAGCGGCGAGGCCGACAGCGCTTCGTCCACGCAGGCAAACGGATCGTCCAGCGGCTGCATATAGAGGCGCAGGAGCACGTTCATCACCATGACGCGCGCGCCTGATTTCGTCTCATAGAGTCCGGTGCCCCGCCCCGGCGCGGTGCCGCTGGGATAGTTGGCCGGGCGAAGCAAGCGCGGTTCGCGCTCGATATAGGTCAGCGCCTCTGACTGGTCCCAGGAATGATTGCCAAGAGTGAGCACGTCCGCGCCCGCATCAAACAGCTCGATAGCCGTGCGCTCGGTAATGCCAAAGCCGCCCGCGGCGTTCTCGGCATTGACCACCACGAAATCGAGCTTCAGCCGGTCGCGGAAAGAGTTGAGCTCCTCCACCAGCACATCGCGGCCCGACTTACCGACCACATCTCCAAAAAACGCTAATCGCATCACAGCCCTATAACGCGGTGCTGACGCGATGACCATGCCCGCCATCACCCCGCCCAGAACCGCCCGTGGTTGGGACAAGGCAGCAGGTCAGGACTGCGGCTATCGGTTTAGGGCATCGGCGCGGCAGCGGGCTGAGACGGTCTGCCGGTCGCGTTCCAGCTCTTCGCGTACGACAAGCAGCTCCGAACACGCTGAGAAAAAGCTTCGGCCTAGATAGAGGGTCGGCGCATAGGCGGTCCCCCTGAGATCATGGTGGACTACGATAACCTCGCCCGCCTCATCATTCCGAGGCGCAAACGGATCGTACTCTGGATCGACTTCACCGAGAATTTCGCCGGCAGGCAGACCGGAAACCATTACGGGCGGGCGTACCGAAAACGTCACATGCGGCCTCACATTGTTGAACAGGCGCATGAAGGGTTCGCTCTGCGAAATGGGGACGAGGCGCCCTGCCGCATGAAGATAGAAGACGGCCTTGCGATTGGCGCTGACGGGTTCCTGGTAGAGCGCCAGATCATGACTGAACTCTAGCGCTGCGTAGTTGCGGGACTGCTCCAGCGCTTCCGACCGCCCTTCCAGAACCATGGGGACCCACACCTCCTCCACCCCTGCTGGCGGTGCGTCGTTTAAAAGGATCCGGAACCGGCTTGCCGGGATAGCGCCAAAGGAGATTGCGCCGTCATACCCGGGGTAGATATTTTCCTCCATATCGAGAACCCAGGCACGCTCGTAAGCGCCCGGGGCGATCCGGTAGCGCGCGCGTCTGACCGCCCCGCTCACGCGGTGGTCCCCATCGCGAACGGCAGCCGTCCCCAGGCCCAGCATTGCGCTTTGCAGGCCAAGCGACCCGGCAATATCCCGATTGAGCGCAACCAGCGATTCCCCTCGCGCCAGAAGCACCAGCTCAACATGCCGGCCTTCCACCTCGACAGTCACACCTGCACTCTCCCGGAGGTCGAACGTCAAAACACCCTGTCCAGGCTCCGAGGACAGATCCTGTACCGGGCGGGGCTCAACCCCATCCAGCCGGAGCGTGCAGGCCGCAAGATTCAGCGCAAAGCAGGCTGTAACTGTCGCGCGCCAGCAGACCGAACAAAGGCCAGACATTTACTGCATCCTTCGCTAAGACGTCACGAAAGCCGATCGCATCACCCAA is drawn from Glycocaulis alkaliphilus and contains these coding sequences:
- a CDS encoding class I SAM-dependent methyltransferase, which encodes MRIWLKRLQSRLQDPRQFSVPKMKRECPICGYEGVFLALGTPPRWDGRCPNCSSRERHRLIHLFLEREQIDLTRLGTILHFAPEKHVKRMLSSHAGYKAADIVPGKADLTMDIADITLPESSVDMVVANHVLEHVPDDRKAMAGIGRCLAPGGMAIITVPQNWAREETFEAAPNISEAERFAHYDDTGHVRYYGRDFAQRFADASGLDVEIWRLPPEEEPRWGLFRGDVLYIGRKPQAAAAA
- the glmM gene encoding phosphoglucosamine mutase, whose translation is MIKRYFGTDGVRGTTNQSVMTAETALRLGMAAAHYFKRENGRRHTVVIGKDTRLSGYMIESALVAGFTSAGMDVYQFGPVPTPATAMLTRSLRADMGVMITASHNRYEDNGIKLFGPDGYKLDDAAELEIERMMDADTADHLVAPRHIGRAKRIDDAEARYMEIAKATLPRSMRLAGLRIVVDCANGAAYKVAPKVLWELGADVIPLHNNPNGFNINEDCGATAPQDLAENVKRYRADLGIALDGDADRVVLCDEKGKLVDGDQIIGLLATAWKASGKLNGDTVVTTQMSNLGLEQYLEKQKIKLQRTQVGDRYVVEAMRASGANLGGEQSGHVVLSDFATTGDGLIAALQVLSLLIESGKPASQLLKVFSPAPQILKNVRYTNGALPLENAKVKDAIAEGETRLNGKGRLLVRKSGTEPLIRVMAEGERKVIEAVVSDICSALENAKGA
- the fsa gene encoding fructose-6-phosphate aldolase, with amino-acid sequence MQLFLDTADISQITARMEGGLVDGITTNPSLIAKSGADIIERIAEICAVVPGPVSAEVVATDVDGMLEEGRRLRAIADNVVVKLPLTTDGLKACRTFANEGIPTNVTLCFSLNQALLAAKAGATFVSPFVGRIDDMGGDGLGLLEAIREVYDQYGYETGILAASLRSVTHVEMAARIGCDAATLPPGIFDALVTHPLTDSGLKAFLDDWKKTGRSGLSQG
- a CDS encoding TIGR00282 family metallophosphoesterase; the encoded protein is MRLAFFGDVVGKSGRDVLVEELNSFRDRLKLDFVVVNAENAAGGFGITERTAIELFDAGADVLTLGNHSWDQSEALTYIEREPRLLRPANYPSGTAPGRGTGLYETKSGARVMVMNVLLRLYMQPLDDPFACVDEALSASPLGQVADAIIVDAHGEATSEKHAMGHFCDGRASLVVGTHTHIPTADHQILAGGTAYQTDAGMCGSYDSVIGMDKEEPLRRFTTHMRSGRMQAASGPATACGVFVETDDRTGLAVRVEPIRFGGVLSETVPVV
- a CDS encoding O-antigen ligase family protein, whose amino-acid sequence is MRPAISAILSEENRALWAWCGAMALTALFVPAGGLGLAASAGLFALFAVPARTLATHLRTPGPATILAVAALGWITLSYAWSPNRNPEEVLKLALLTPFFIIVPVAAARLNGHRQQLARTVFIAAIGFILCVMAVESLTGGDMTRSYKLAVEGYDDGRTDLDIRVNTVLSRAATPAIMFAGIAIMLLWTQRSRALRLMAAVAGVITIAIALDFSVQANIVALVAAVAATAIAWRWPAVTLRLLLAGLAVFILAGPILFIGLLALISPETAAAMPMSWEWRLEIWRFALEKIAEAPLAGHGIGAARVLEGTMELRGYEIDLLPLHAHNASLTLWLETGLAGAILCAAALVALARALPSAETLTRPVIMMIVFAVTVWTVNVVLSYGVWQEWHHGALALAIAAAFVARSRTGP
- the kdsB gene encoding 3-deoxy-manno-octulosonate cytidylyltransferase; this encodes MSVIAVIPARYGSTRFPGKPLHKIAGVPMVERVRRLALAAGSVDRVIVATDDTRILDAVTAAGGEALMTPESCRNGTERAYEAVKGFAAAGDVIINLQGDAPLTPPWVIEAAAAEMAANPQLAMATPAVALSEDAYAKMAEAKAKGEVGGTTVVFDRQMNALYFSKAVIPFQREKSAGTPVYKHIGLYAYRFDTLSRLVAMEPAPLEKAESLEQLRALENGIPIRIVLTDYRGRTPWSVDSPRDAEIAADIIAAEGEIV
- a CDS encoding exopolysaccharide biosynthesis polyprenyl glycosylphosphotransferase gives rise to the protein MAYQYGSDSALNAGREAKAGRFLRPALRRTNVLRAFGLSDLLAFTLCLCITMPLASPQHDDLQMLRHAGASLGLFGAVMLWLRSRGHYRARQGLANQIRPVLTASLLALLGAGTIHMMTGEPGLRIATLVLWGALPAMMMLLRFGTRAALEASGQWAQPVTLLTAAAQRAEQLSILERNADHGLNAATAVPLESLQHLDDAALARWLDALDDMPAFLAPDEATQGVANRIASMLSARGECFYYQPSIGRIPTQNIDLIDYPPADGFVFRIGDSLDRPLAQRAKRAFDLAASAFALLLLAPAMLAFAWAIRRDGGPALFVQPRVGKDGQTFGCLKFRTMWVDAEDKLASVLDQDPERAAQWNTYKKLDNDPRITGVGHWLRKFSLDELPQLINVFRGDMSLVGPRPMTLDQQADYGLSLSAYVRMRPGITGLWQVNGRNATSFAERARLDDWYARNWSLWRDAVILVRTVREIVIPSGR
- a CDS encoding histidine phosphatase family protein, with amino-acid sequence MRLILARHGNTFGPGDTPVWVGAREDLPLTDTGRVQSIQFGLALKEAGIVPARIIAGPLQRTANGALLAAAECGFEGEIEIDTRLREIDYGSWGGRSDDEIAAEWGGKAIHDWRERSIVPAGAGWSPSPETIAANASATLQDITATARASDTVLLISSNGILRYFHALLGGDPRRPEESKMRTGHWSIAARTESGWQLHDWNVPPQPAALSGVS